The nucleotide sequence TAGCCTCTAGTGACTCAGCTACTTTTAAGATAGCCCTTGAAACATCGGCGACCAAAGGCGACCCAATTGGAAAAACCTGCAATAGAGAATTATGATCTTATCATTTAATGCATTTTTCAGTGAAGTATAGTCTTAGAAACTTACGAATCCAAATCCATCAACATTGAAAGGTTCTTCAaccattttatatttgttgCAATATTGTCCAAGAAAGAGTCTCAAGTAAGGTATTTCCAGGAAAGCTCCAGAGATGCCACCCTTTTTTGTTCCATTTCTTAGAAGTTCATTGCATTCTTCGGAGGTATCAAAGGGCACAAGGTTAGATGGCGAGAAACCTGTTTCTATAAGCTTTCCAAAGATGAATGATGTTCTCTGATAACCCACTCTTTCTCCTCTCTCAAGCAAGCTACTCATGCTGGTTATGGTTGGATTAAGTTGTTGTGTGGTTAAAAGTGATGCTAAACTGGCTGTGTAACTTTGAGTCAACACGAGAACGATGAAGTACCAAGAAATAACCAAACACCTTGCTCCAAAGCTGAACACCCTTTCTCCTGAAAGCAGCGAGTCGTTAATAAAAGATTAAGCAAGGTTATATCGGTACATCCAGATATACTAAGATATAGGGAGCAAAAATTGATTACTTGGAGCAAAAACCATCGTAGAGAAAGCAAACCAGATAATGGTACTAGCTTGGTATCTTTTCGGTCCTCGAAAGTCTGGATTAACCCTATGCTCAACAACCCAAACAGTAAAGCCGATAATGAAGAAAAAGGCAAAGGAAGTCAGCCATAGTTTCCATGACAAAGGtttgaagaaaatgaattgGTCTCTCTTCACTAGGTCATCCATTGGGACAATCAATCCAACTCCTGATTTAATGAAAGGGAATGTGAAATCGACGTAAGAGGACCTGTTCGCTAGTATGGTTGTATCTCCCACAACCGCATCATACCTCTGCAATTAATAGAgagaataaaagaaatatttcaCTAAGATAGTTTTTGTAACTACTCTCTTAAAGGGAAGATTATTTAGTGATATTACTCACCCCAAGGAACACTTGGTGGACCAAGTCATTGTAGTTACCGGCTGCTTTACCGTTAGGTTTCTCAAAAGGTATGAACTCATAGGAGACGTCATAAGGCAGTTCTCGAATCACAGCCTCAAAGAAATCTATGCAGAAACCTGTGATTACCGTTGAATTGGTGATAGGATCCCTTGTGACCTTCACGAGATCAGTGTAACCAGTTCTCTTTGGAACTCCGATGCGCAACTTCTTCCCATTAGTCGGGATCTGCCATCCTTTTGGAACAGAATCAGCATCTCCAGGCCATATAATGCGTTTAAGATGATCTTTCCAAGTTGATAAGGCGCTCTCGCTGCTCCGAGGTTGCTGGTCTATTTTCTTCACAAGACCGTTTTTCTCCGTCCAGAATCCTATTGACCTTTCGCTGGTTCCGAGAAAATTAACAATCTCAAACACTGATGGTTGAAGTTGCTTCTTGATAAAACGAAAATCTCCTGCGAGTCCTTTGAACTGAACTTGTGAGAGTGTCTTTAGAAGCTTTGGACCGTATTGAGATAAACCGAGAGCATCAAGTTCAGACACATTTCTTCTAGGATCCGCATTGCTGAAAGTTAAGTTGTGTGTCCCAGCTTCTTCAATGGCTATTGCCAGTGCAGTGGTAGCATCATATGCCCACAATCCATAGACACTAAGCTCATTTCGTGGGAATCTCTTCCTCCATCGAGATCGAAATTTGTCGAGTTCTTTGGATTTCTGAATATAAGTTTTGACACCCAATACCCCTTCCATAGCCTCGATACCCATCTTACTTATCTCACTTAAGTCATCTGCAACTCCGTTGGTTAGGATCCAGACATACCCCGGTCTCATCAGACCAATCTCCTTAGCTTTGATGAAGAATCTGGAGGCAAGAGGAGAGTACATGTGGACAATAAACACTCTTGTGGGGTTGTTCATCATATTAAGAAGCTCCACAGAGATTTCATCATCCGTGGCATTGAGTGCGATGACAGATCTATAAGGTATTCGAACGTTGATTTCTTGTAATGCATCAGTGAGACGAGGCATGATACCTTCTCCAAATGTGTTGTCGATGTAAACAGGAACAACTTCTCTCCACCCGAACAGCTTGATGATAGATTTGATGGCGTTCACTTGAGAGGAATCTTCATACGTAGCACGCAAGAAGTATGGACTACGGAGAGATGTAAGAAATGGGCTTGTTGCAGAGTAGGAAACAACTGGAACCTGTGTTTTTTGGCCAATCTCGATTAAGAAATGAGCTTGCATTGAAGTCCATGGCCCCAAAATGGCTTTCACTTGCTTGTTCTTTATCAGCTCAAGCGCTGTGAAATTTTCGAAACCAAGAAAAATTCAGTAATGGTACATCAGTACATGCCGATGTATTGacagagagagcgagagagagattACCTGCAGCTGCTGCGCCCACAACGTCCTTTCTGGAGTCACCGACGTTGACGACAAGCCTCGTCTGAAACTGAGGACGAGAAGAATAAAAATCAGCAAGAGACAAGTTGACACATAGCATGGCAACCTCGGAGTATGTAGTCCCGACATCAGTTACAGCACCCACATTGACTTCGATTCTTCTGTTGTTCTGTCCTCGGCTAAGTTCCATAAAAAAcaccgagaagaagaagaagaagaaaattatcTTGTTTTTCATCTGAGggtttcttataaaaaaatgtgtttaattttCAAGTATGGGAAGTAAGTAATAATGATCGATCTATGTCCCTATATATAGTAAAGTTTTGATAAGGTggtgaattttttatatttcaaattggCATCTAGACGAAGTCCGAAGAAGCAATCAAATATGATAGAGATAGTATCAAATACAATTTCAAAGTACGGCCAATTCTAATACAAATATTTCCATATTGAGTAGGATTAGAGTAGGATTCTAGTTTTGTAGGAGACGACTTACATTctcttttgtatttaaattagtTTATGTATTgatctgacaaaaaaaaacctgaGCAAGTAGTATAgaagtaaaacaaaatataattccATAGACTTTGCCGTTAAAATGCCCAGGTTGGAGCAGTCACTTTCACTGTGGGATGATTTACTTGAATTGTAAATAAAAACGACTATTTCAATGTTATCCAAATCAAATAAAGTCAATCCATGATTATAAGGAAAGATTCTACTATTAAAATACTTCAACTAGATTTAGTTAAgtttttaatatctaaattttattattatccagtttcaaaatttcacaaattatttttatttttttttttttttttaacaggagGTTCAAAGGTGACCCGTAATCCGCACGTGGTTTCCGTTTGCCCAAAGGCCCGTAATCCGCACATGGTTTCCGATTGCCAACCATCTAATCCCCCTGGCCCGGAACCAGCCGGCACTAATACCCATTACCCAAGGACCCAGCACCAACGCCGCGATAACTTTAAACTTGGGGAGGGCGTAAAGCATTCCGTGGCCACAGGGGGTATTCGAACCCGGGTCCGTATTGGTGTGTTAACAACCTCAAGACCACTAGCCCACCACCCTGTGGTTAATTTCacaaattatttaacaaagTATTTTATCAATTTCAGTTTTCAAGATCGTGTCTGTTATTCTCGACTTAACAGaatgttaattttatttataataaaatgttaatattttaataaaataagataattttcaaaaatattttaagaatctaaattctaaaactagaaaataattattagatGTTAGATTAAAATTAGAATTacaattgaaattgaaattaaaaatttcaaaagtctaattaattattttaattttagttatgaATTATACTAGTTATGGTTCTAGTTATAAAATACTCGTTTGAGTTGTACTAGTAATCTTATGTGCTCTTTTTTGTCGTGAATTTCGTACAGTTAAGATAAAGTTTGATTTTAGATGTTAGATAATGGATTGAAAATGATGATAAGTTGATCGATTtaggattgaaaaaaaaaagtcacacCAAAAGTCTTGCACAAGAACAAGAAAGTGATATAGTTGTGGGGGATTGTGTTTCAAATCGTAGATTTAGAATCATGTGTGAGTTATGTTTTGGATCAGAATTCAGATAGGATTTTGGATAAAATGGAATATTACTGATTAGTAAATATCAAGTAGAGTTGTTTCGGTTCCTTGTTGAAGTTTTGTTACTGGAAATGGTGATGCTTTTGGTTCCTTGGCTAAAATTGTTTGCTTAATTTGCAACAAGAGTGGAACTATGTTTACTGCTGCTGAGGATCGACAGTGAAGGTGCATCAGAATTCAGAAGATCCGTAGTTGGTTGCTTCTGCATCTTCTGATGGGGGATCATAGTTTGGGACATGCGAATGGTGGCTAAAAAGAATGCAAAACCGTTTGCCGAGACAAATACTAAATCAAGGCTTGCAGGTCTTGCCGGATCAGCTCTTACATGTGAGTTTATTTGTTCTCAGAATACAGGTTTCTTATAAAACATAAAGACAGTAAAAATTGTTATGACAtctttctctatttttattCAGCTATGAGAAAGGTACATATTGGAAATCAAAAAGCTCAGAAGCTAGAAGCTAGTGCCGAACTCGGGATGAGAGCTACCTCTTATTGACTAGAATTGCTACCTAGATATTTAGTTCTTAGTCGTTAGTGCGGCCTTAGTGTGACCTCATAAAGCCCTTATACCAACGAACAGGTTCCACTTACACTGCCAGACAGCAGACAAACATCTGAAAATTCAAGACACATTTTTGTAAACTTGGAACATGTTTCCATTCAGTTACATACTACAGGTAAGGAAAGGAGCACAGCTTAAGAAAAAGAGATATACAAGTGAGAGACTCTCAACTCTCAACTCTCAAACAAAGGCCCACCCACCCACCTCAACAAGTTTATGAAAAAAGGAGAGAATGTTGTTGAATCAAAGCACAACATCTAGAGA is from Brassica napus cultivar Da-Ae chromosome A4, Da-Ae, whole genome shotgun sequence and encodes:
- the LOC106448613 gene encoding glutamate receptor 2.3-like, which gives rise to MKNKIIFFFFFFSVFFMELSRGQNNRRIEVNVGAVTDVGTTYSEVAMLCVNLSLADFYSSRPQFQTRLVVNVGDSRKDVVGAAAAALELIKNKQVKAILGPWTSMQAHFLIEIGQKTQVPVVSYSATSPFLTSLRSPYFLRATYEDSSQVNAIKSIIKLFGWREVVPVYIDNTFGEGIMPRLTDALQEINVRIPYRSVIALNATDDEISVELLNMMNNPTRVFIVHMYSPLASRFFIKAKEIGLMRPGYVWILTNGVADDLSEISKMGIEAMEGVLGVKTYIQKSKELDKFRSRWRKRFPRNELSVYGLWAYDATTALAIAIEEAGTHNLTFSNADPRRNVSELDALGLSQYGPKLLKTLSQVQFKGLAGDFRFIKKQLQPSVFEIVNFLGTSERSIGFWTEKNGLVKKIDQQPRSSESALSTWKDHLKRIIWPGDADSVPKGWQIPTNGKKLRIGVPKRTGYTDLVKVTRDPITNSTVITGFCIDFFEAVIRELPYDVSYEFIPFEKPNGKAAGNYNDLVHQVFLGRYDAVVGDTTILANRSSYVDFTFPFIKSGVGLIVPMDDLVKRDQFIFFKPLSWKLWLTSFAFFFIIGFTVWVVEHRVNPDFRGPKRYQASTIIWFAFSTMVFAPRERVFSFGARCLVISWYFIVLVLTQSYTASLASLLTTQQLNPTITSMSSLLERGERVGYQRTSFIFGKLIETGFSPSNLVPFDTSEECNELLRNGTKKGGISGAFLEIPYLRLFLGQYCNKYKMVEEPFNVDGFGFVFPIGSPLVADVSRAILKVAESLEATRLERAWFKKKEESCPDPDTSPDPNPYVTSRQLGLDSFWFLFIGVLGICIITLGIFTFHFLITTEGVDLWGEFNNQENKSYINRVEKCSCSSKQQPSDDTNIQAAKPDENL